The following are from one region of the Verrucomicrobiota bacterium genome:
- a CDS encoding DUF4340 domain-containing protein: protein MNRKQFTLLIALVIVVGGLGLMMNAKKQATWQRGSTGAGGKLLAGFDYNAVASLTIKSASNEVTLAKREEGWRVKERGEYPANFSTLADFLRKAADLKIVQSEPIGASQFERMELNQPGKGAGAGTLVEFRDKDGKPLRTLVLGKKQMKKSEGGSPFGGGEWPVGRWVMDLKDTANVSLVSDALSDIEPNASHWLDKEFFKVEKVRSVAVAHTNPTNSWKLTRDADAGEWKLADAKAGEQPLDPAKANAIGNPFSFPSFADVVAADAKPADTGLDQPTVVTIETADKLTYTMKVGAKSGEDNLHLAMTVKADLAAKREPAKDEKPEDKDRLDKEFAESQKKLQEKLAAEKKFERYAFLVSKWTVDAVLKNRAELLAEKKEEPKPEVKSDEPLPGTAAPKAESPKATPK, encoded by the coding sequence ATGAACCGAAAGCAGTTCACCCTCCTCATCGCGCTCGTCATCGTCGTCGGCGGCCTCGGGCTGATGATGAACGCCAAAAAGCAGGCCACGTGGCAACGCGGCTCCACCGGTGCCGGCGGCAAACTCCTCGCCGGGTTCGACTACAACGCCGTCGCGTCGCTGACCATCAAGAGCGCCTCCAACGAAGTCACCCTCGCCAAGCGCGAGGAAGGCTGGCGCGTCAAGGAGCGCGGCGAGTATCCCGCCAACTTCAGCACGCTCGCGGATTTCCTCCGCAAGGCCGCCGACCTCAAGATCGTGCAGTCCGAGCCCATCGGCGCCTCGCAGTTCGAGCGCATGGAACTCAACCAGCCCGGCAAGGGCGCGGGCGCGGGCACGCTCGTCGAGTTCCGCGACAAGGACGGCAAGCCCCTGCGCACGCTCGTGCTCGGCAAGAAACAGATGAAAAAGTCCGAGGGCGGCTCCCCGTTCGGTGGCGGCGAGTGGCCCGTCGGCCGCTGGGTCATGGACCTCAAGGACACGGCGAACGTGAGCCTGGTTTCCGACGCGCTCTCCGACATCGAGCCCAACGCCTCGCACTGGCTGGACAAGGAATTCTTCAAGGTCGAGAAGGTCCGCAGCGTGGCCGTGGCCCACACGAACCCGACCAACTCGTGGAAGCTCACCCGCGATGCCGACGCCGGCGAATGGAAACTCGCCGACGCCAAGGCCGGCGAACAGCCGCTCGACCCGGCGAAGGCGAACGCCATCGGCAACCCGTTCAGCTTCCCGTCCTTCGCCGACGTCGTCGCCGCCGATGCCAAGCCCGCCGACACCGGTCTCGACCAGCCCACCGTCGTCACCATCGAGACCGCGGACAAACTCACCTACACGATGAAAGTCGGCGCGAAATCCGGCGAGGACAACCTCCACCTCGCGATGACCGTGAAAGCCGACCTCGCGGCGAAACGCGAGCCCGCCAAGGACGAGAAGCCCGAGGACAAGGACCGGCTCGACAAGGAATTCGCCGAGAGCCAGAAGAAGCTCCAGGAAAAGCTCGCCGCCGAGAAGAAGTTCGAGCGCTACGCCTTCCTCGTGAGCAAATGGACCGTGGACGCCGTCCTCAAGAACCGCGCCGAGTTGCTCGCCGAGAAGAAAGAGGAGCCGAAGCCCGAGGTGAAATCAGACGAGCCTTTGCCCGGAACCGCCGCACCCAAGGCGGAATCACCGAAGGCAACACCCAAGTAG